A region from the Mycolicibacterium phlei genome encodes:
- a CDS encoding FAD-binding protein — protein MSTVDEYDVIVVGFGAAGASAAIEAADRGARVLVLDRGYGGGATAYSGGIVYAGGGTPEQRAGGYQDSVENMRRYLEHEVAGAVKPETLARFCEQSPGLIEWLKAQGVPFRGGAAPSYKTSYPTDAHYLYYSGNEKAYPYVNHAEPAPRGHRVVAPGMASGRVLFENLRKSALAKGVRFVPLAHVHSLIQDADGRVTGVRYTVTDPGHRNAKRHKLITKATGKLGTWMPSVVAGPVERGEKLRAEAGVEAEAHAPAVILAAGGFINNREWVQRFAPEFVKISPLGTVGDDGTGIRLGLEAGGVTDKMGNVTAWRFLSPPSAFLEGLTVGADGTRIANEDLYGAAHGNVLMREFGGRGWAIYDAATWRKIRAQIPEQTKMFQRLQIWYLLSIGHKKADTIEGIAAKNGIDVAGLRRTVDEYNAGIRSGTGDPAHKDPSLCPPLERGPFYSINISADSSLFYPIPGLTLGGLVIDEDTGAVVHRDGGVIPGLYAAGRTAVGVCSNSYVSGLSIADCVFSGRRAGADAVTRSRVS, from the coding sequence ATGTCGACAGTTGACGAATACGACGTCATCGTCGTGGGTTTCGGCGCCGCCGGCGCGTCAGCGGCGATCGAGGCCGCCGACCGGGGCGCCCGGGTGCTGGTGCTCGACCGCGGCTACGGGGGCGGTGCCACGGCCTACTCCGGCGGCATTGTCTACGCCGGCGGCGGCACCCCCGAACAGCGGGCGGGCGGCTACCAGGACAGTGTCGAGAACATGCGCCGCTACCTCGAGCATGAGGTGGCCGGCGCGGTGAAACCGGAGACGCTGGCCCGGTTCTGCGAACAGAGCCCGGGTCTGATCGAGTGGCTCAAGGCCCAGGGGGTGCCGTTCCGGGGTGGGGCGGCTCCGTCCTACAAGACGTCGTATCCGACCGACGCCCACTACCTGTACTACTCCGGCAACGAGAAGGCATACCCGTACGTCAACCACGCCGAGCCCGCGCCGCGCGGCCACCGTGTCGTCGCGCCGGGGATGGCCTCCGGGCGGGTGCTGTTCGAGAACCTGCGAAAGTCCGCGCTGGCCAAGGGTGTCCGGTTCGTTCCGCTGGCGCACGTGCACTCCCTGATCCAGGACGCCGACGGGCGGGTCACCGGCGTGCGCTACACGGTGACCGATCCCGGACACCGCAACGCCAAGCGCCACAAGCTGATCACCAAGGCCACCGGGAAACTGGGCACCTGGATGCCCAGCGTGGTCGCCGGCCCGGTCGAACGCGGTGAAAAGCTGCGTGCGGAGGCCGGTGTCGAGGCCGAGGCGCACGCCCCGGCGGTGATCCTGGCCGCGGGCGGGTTCATCAACAATCGGGAGTGGGTGCAGCGGTTCGCGCCGGAGTTCGTCAAGATCTCCCCGCTGGGCACCGTCGGCGACGACGGCACCGGCATCCGGCTCGGGCTCGAGGCCGGGGGAGTGACCGACAAGATGGGCAACGTCACCGCCTGGCGGTTCCTGTCCCCGCCCAGCGCGTTCCTCGAGGGCCTCACGGTGGGCGCCGACGGTACCCGCATCGCCAACGAGGACCTCTACGGTGCCGCGCACGGCAACGTCCTGATGCGTGAGTTCGGCGGCCGCGGTTGGGCGATCTACGACGCCGCGACGTGGCGCAAGATCCGCGCGCAGATCCCCGAACAGACCAAGATGTTCCAGCGGCTGCAGATCTGGTACCTGCTGAGCATCGGCCACAAGAAGGCCGACACCATCGAGGGCATCGCCGCCAAGAACGGCATCGACGTCGCCGGGCTGCGCCGGACTGTCGACGAGTACAACGCCGGAATCCGCAGTGGCACCGGCGATCCCGCGCACAAGGATCCGTCGCTGTGCCCGCCGCTGGAGCGCGGTCCGTTCTACTCGATCAACATCTCCGCCGATTCCTCGCTGTTCTACCCGATCCCGGGCCTGACGCTGGGCGGGCTGGTCATCGACGAGGACACCGGTGCGGTGGTGCACCGCGACGGCGGCGTGATCCCCGGCCTGTACGCCGCCGGCCGCACCGCCGTGGGTGTGTGCTCCAACAGCTACGTCAGCGGTCTGTCTATCGCCGACTGCGTGTTCAGCGGTCGCCGGGCCGGCGCGGACGCCGTCACCCGCAGCCGGGTGAGCTGA
- a CDS encoding alpha/beta hydrolase gives MSHRPVLDPDAAARVAAFGPPTPMRQRGLQAVRDSVESAPPPPDMPEMAEIVDTTAPGPAGPVPLRIYRPATAPTPAPVIVHLHGGGLVMGSIRSFEPLGRTLAAVSKAVVVAVDYRLAPENPPPAQFEDSLAATKWVAQQCESYGWDPDRIVVAGDSAGGALAAAVALELRDSGGPRIFAQVLMYPGLDRDMAAPSVLALQDAPMLLHDDILYMHELADEGGAPHDWRRVPAYATDLSGLPQAIVVTAELDPISSWGERYAERLRDAGVQTTLTRYPGIYHGFLMRSEATARGRLAIAEIGALLQAKFANPIPVTLP, from the coding sequence ATGAGCCACCGACCGGTCCTGGATCCGGACGCCGCGGCCCGCGTCGCGGCGTTCGGACCCCCGACACCCATGCGGCAGCGTGGACTTCAGGCTGTGCGCGACTCGGTCGAGTCCGCGCCGCCACCGCCGGACATGCCCGAAATGGCCGAGATCGTCGACACCACGGCGCCCGGCCCCGCGGGTCCGGTACCGCTGCGGATCTACCGTCCGGCCACGGCGCCCACCCCGGCGCCGGTGATCGTTCACCTGCACGGCGGCGGGCTGGTGATGGGGTCCATCCGCTCCTTCGAACCGCTGGGCCGCACACTCGCGGCGGTCAGCAAGGCGGTGGTGGTGGCGGTGGACTACCGGCTGGCACCGGAGAACCCGCCGCCGGCCCAGTTCGAGGACAGCCTCGCGGCGACGAAATGGGTTGCCCAGCAGTGCGAGTCGTACGGCTGGGATCCCGACAGAATCGTGGTCGCCGGGGACAGCGCCGGCGGCGCCCTGGCGGCGGCCGTGGCGCTCGAGTTGCGGGACAGCGGCGGCCCCCGCATCTTCGCGCAGGTGCTGATGTACCCCGGCCTGGACCGCGACATGGCGGCCCCGTCGGTGCTGGCGCTGCAGGACGCGCCGATGCTGTTGCACGACGACATCCTGTACATGCACGAGCTGGCCGACGAGGGCGGTGCACCGCACGACTGGCGGCGGGTACCCGCCTACGCCACCGATCTGTCCGGCCTGCCGCAGGCGATCGTGGTCACCGCCGAACTGGACCCGATCTCCAGCTGGGGTGAGCGGTACGCCGAACGTCTGCGCGACGCCGGCGTGCAGACCACGCTGACCCGGTATCCGGGTATCTACCACGGATTTCTGATGCGCTCGGAGGCCACCGCCCGTGGCCGTCTGGCGATCGCGGAGATCGGTGCGCTGCTGCAGGCGAAGTTCGCCAACCCCATTCCGGTAACCCTGCCCTAA
- a CDS encoding acyl-CoA dehydrogenase family protein: MSVDAELTTMMNAVFAEHRETHGPTAGPELWAQLRELGLARLTGTEESGGSGAGWREAAELTAAAVRAGVRIGLPEHDLLACWLLEAVGAPVDEATRTVAVLDESGTANAVPWASAADRVVLLWPYHGEYRLCDVPTSTLRITPGANMIGEPRDSVAAEVGALAGTAVSADVVAVLRLKSALIRALQVCAALDTTLELAVEHASSRTQFGRPLAKFQAIQHMVSDIAAEATLARTTTEAALTAAVDSDWTAPNLEFRIAVARSCVGHAASAVVRNAHQVFGAIGTTVEHRLHEYTRAALAWRGEFGSVRSWDQRVTDAALDAGADGLWELITG, encoded by the coding sequence ATGAGCGTCGACGCCGAACTGACCACCATGATGAACGCGGTGTTCGCCGAACACCGCGAGACGCACGGCCCCACCGCCGGCCCCGAACTGTGGGCCCAGCTGCGCGAGCTGGGGCTGGCGCGGCTGACCGGCACCGAGGAGAGCGGCGGCAGCGGGGCGGGCTGGCGCGAGGCTGCCGAGCTGACCGCGGCCGCGGTGCGTGCGGGCGTGCGCATCGGGCTGCCCGAACACGACCTGCTGGCCTGCTGGCTGCTCGAGGCGGTCGGGGCACCCGTCGACGAGGCCACCCGCACCGTCGCCGTCCTCGACGAGTCCGGTACGGCGAACGCCGTCCCGTGGGCGTCGGCCGCTGACCGGGTCGTGCTTTTGTGGCCGTACCACGGCGAGTACCGGCTCTGCGACGTGCCGACCTCGACGCTGCGGATCACCCCCGGCGCCAACATGATCGGCGAGCCACGCGACAGCGTCGCCGCCGAGGTCGGTGCGTTGGCGGGCACGGCGGTCTCCGCCGACGTGGTCGCGGTGCTGCGGCTCAAGTCCGCGCTGATCCGCGCCCTGCAGGTGTGCGCGGCGCTGGACACCACGCTGGAGCTGGCGGTGGAGCACGCGTCGTCGCGCACCCAGTTCGGGCGCCCGCTGGCCAAGTTCCAGGCCATCCAGCACATGGTCTCCGACATCGCGGCCGAGGCCACCCTGGCCCGCACCACCACCGAGGCGGCGCTGACCGCGGCGGTGGACTCCGACTGGACCGCACCGAACCTGGAGTTCCGGATCGCGGTGGCCCGCTCGTGCGTCGGCCACGCCGCCTCGGCCGTGGTGCGCAACGCCCACCAGGTGTTCGGTGCCATCGGCACCACCGTCGAACACCGGCTGCACGAGTACACCCGGGCCGCGCTGGCCTGGCGCGGCGAGTTCGGCTCGGTGCGCTCCTGGGACCAGCGCGTCACCGACGCCGCGCTCGACGCCGGCGCCGATGGACTGTGGGAACTGATCACCGGCTGA
- a CDS encoding SDR family oxidoreductase codes for MGAQEVFGGGVAVITGAGHGIGAGLARYAASLGMTVVLTDVDAAAIAALREELPGSVDRVCDVRDAAALEALAAEVYSEIGPVRLLVNNAGIEQFGYLWDTPVANWDRLVDININGVFYGIRAFLPRMIEAAEPAWVWNLSSIGGVAAVPLQAPYIMSKHAVLALTECLRLEVELAGHADRIQVQAVLPGAVKSNIFEAAGGVEGGDVEAAESQRAAMLDIKAAAMDPIEAAKVVFDQAAAGDFYLLTQPDYVGGAMAERAEVLKQRRAPVLRTKQRFDPERH; via the coding sequence GTGGGCGCACAGGAGGTTTTCGGCGGGGGCGTCGCCGTCATCACCGGCGCGGGGCACGGCATCGGGGCCGGACTGGCCCGCTACGCCGCCTCGCTGGGGATGACGGTGGTGCTCACCGACGTCGACGCCGCGGCGATCGCGGCGCTGCGCGAGGAGCTTCCCGGCTCGGTCGACCGGGTGTGCGACGTGCGTGACGCCGCTGCGCTGGAAGCACTTGCCGCCGAGGTCTATTCCGAGATCGGTCCGGTGCGTCTGCTGGTCAACAACGCCGGCATCGAACAGTTCGGCTACCTGTGGGACACCCCCGTCGCCAACTGGGACCGGCTGGTGGACATCAACATCAACGGGGTGTTCTACGGGATCCGGGCGTTCCTGCCCCGGATGATCGAGGCCGCGGAACCCGCGTGGGTGTGGAACCTGTCGTCCATCGGCGGGGTGGCCGCTGTTCCGCTGCAGGCGCCTTACATCATGAGTAAGCACGCGGTGCTGGCGCTGACCGAGTGCCTGCGGCTCGAGGTGGAACTGGCCGGCCACGCCGACCGGATCCAGGTGCAGGCCGTGCTGCCGGGTGCGGTGAAGTCCAACATCTTCGAGGCGGCAGGCGGCGTCGAGGGCGGTGACGTCGAGGCCGCGGAGTCCCAGCGCGCCGCGATGCTCGACATCAAGGCCGCCGCGATGGACCCGATCGAGGCCGCCAAGGTGGTGTTCGACCAGGCCGCCGCCGGCGATTTCTACCTGCTCACCCAGCCCGACTACGTCGGCGGGGCGATGGCCGAGCGGGCCGAGGTACTCAAGCAGCGTCGCGCCCCGGTGCTGCGCACCAAACAGCGGTTCGACCCGGAACGGCACTGA